Below is a window of endosymbiont of Galathealinum brachiosum DNA.
TAATCTTCTTCTGAATAAAAACTATCTTCTCTATTGTTACCCCGTTGAATAACGTGACATGGTACATCAGGTAGATACATCCTTGGCTTTCTTGGCATGACAGCTCCTTGTCATTTTGAGCATTTGAGAGAGTATTAATCTAGATGCCCACTCTGACATTGTCAATACCTAAATGATAATAATTCTCAGTTGTCACCGACCCCTTTAATTCTTTAATTACCCCCCTTTAATTCCTTTAATTCTTTTTTAATTTCAAACTATTTTTATAATTTATTTTAA
It encodes the following:
- a CDS encoding transposase, which codes for MPRKPRMYLPDVPCHVIQRGNNREDSFYSEED